The following is a genomic window from Verrucosispora sp. WMMD573.
CTGACCACACGGTTGATAGCAAAGCTTCACGAAGGGCGGCGGACTCGTTCCGCCGCCCTTCGCCATGGGCGGGCCGGCGAGGTCCCGGAACGCCGGGCGAGACCGTCAGTCGGTCAGCTCGACCCGGATGCCCACCGTGCCGCCCTCCCCCCGGCGCAGCCGGCTGCCGAGCAGGGTGAGCCGGCCGATCACCCGGTATTTCTGCTTGATCAGGCCACGAATGCGGTTGGTCGCGCCGGGATCGTAGAGGCTCGCCCGAGCGGGTACCGCCTCGCCGTGCGGCCGACCGCGTACGTCGCAGGGGGCCACCGTGACGTTCCCACTGCGGCGGATCCGTTTCACCTTGCCGGCGTCGGCCGCCGACCAGACCGCCAGGGCGTCGCCGTCGCGGACCGCCCAGACCGGGGTCGGCACTGCACGACCGTCCTTACGGAAGGTCGTCAGGAGGATGTACTTCTCGGCCGAGAGGCGGTCCAACGTGGTCACGCCGCCAGGATACGGGTGCTACGGCCGACTGAGCGGCCGGATAGCGTGAAGCATGTGACGGGGGAGCCACGGATCGGTGACGTCTTCGGGGAACTGCTGCGCGACGCGCTGGCCGTGGCGACCGGGGTCGGTCCCCGGCCGCTGGCCGGTGGGCGCCTGCCCCGCCCGGTCATCGAGATCATCGAGCGGGACGACGGGCTGATCAACGGCGCACCGGCCGCGCACTATCTCGACGGACCGCAGGACTGGCAGCCGCACGATCACCGGGCGGTCGACCGGGTACGCGGCGCGACGCTGGACGTCGGTGTCGGCGGCGGACGGATCGCGCTGCTGTTACAGGAGCGGGGCGTACCGGTCACCGGGCTGGACACCTCGGCCGGCGCGTTGCAGGTGTGCCGCCGTCGGGGCGTACGCGACCTGGTGCACGCCACCGTCGACGAGCACGCCGCGAGCGGGCGGCGGTACGACACCTTCCTGCTGCTCGGCAACAACCTCGGCCTGATCGAGGGGCGGGAACGGGCGCCGGCGTTCCTCGCCGCGCTGGCGGCTCTGGCCCGCCCCGGCGCGCGGTTGATCGCCCACGGCACCGACCCGTACGGCACCCGCGATCCGGTGCACACCACCTACCACGAGCACAACCGGCGGCGGGGCCGCCTGGGCGGGCAGCTGCGGCTGCGCCTGCGCTACCGCGAGCTGGGTACGCCCTGGTTCGACTACCTGGTCTGTTCACCGGAGGAACTCGCCGAGCTGGTGCACGGCTCCCCTTGGAAGTTGGTCGACGTGGACAACCACGACGCCCCGTACTATCTCGCCACCCTGCAACTGACCGGCTGAGCCGGCGACCCGCGCACCGCGGAAGTGTTGAGAAGGGCACCCTGCTCCGCCGGAGGCGTCAGCAGGGAGCCCTTCCCGACACCTCAAACCTGAACGGTCGGCGGAAGCTGCTCCGGGGGGAGCCCGCCGTCACCGTCGACCACCTCGTCGGGCTGGCCGTCCTCGTCGATGTCGACCATCGTGACGTCCACCTTGCCGTCCCCGTCGGTGTCGAACTGGAACAGGTCGGCTTTCCCGTCCCCGTCGGTGTCGACCACCCACACGTCGGTACGGCCGTCGTTGTTGGTGTCGGCACGCAGCAGCTCGACGCGCTCGTCGCCGCGCGTCTCGACGATCCCCTCGGCGCCCGCGCCGTCCACGGTCTCCGGTGCCTGGCTCATCTGCTCGTCCTTCCCTCGGTTGTCGGCGATCTGTACCCGATCCCGCCCGCCCCCACGCATGCCACCGATGCCGGCGCTGCATAGGGTCGCAGCATGACTGAGCGGAGCGTACGGGCTGACCCCCGGCGTGGCGGCGATCCCGCGCGCCGCAGGCGTGAGCCGGGGACCGATTCTCACGGTGCGGTGGTGTCGCGATGACGGAACGGTTCGTGGTGGTGGGTGCCGGCACGATGGGTCTCGGCATCGCGTACGTGGCGGCGGGCAGCGGGCACACGGTGGAACTGGTCGAGGTGGACCGGGAGCGCGGTGCCGCTGCGGTGCGGCGGCTCACCGAACTCGGGGAGCGGGCCGTGCGGCGGGGCAGACTCAGCGCCGAGCAGGCCGCTGCCGACCGGGAACGGATCACCCTGCGGGCGGGACTCGCCGAGGTCGCACCGGTGCCGGACGTGATCGTGGAGGCGGTGCCGGAACGGGCCGAACTCAAGCGGGCCGTGCTCGCCGAGGCGGAGGCGCTGCACCCGGCGCTGCTGGGCAGCAACACCTCAAGCATTCCGATCGCCGACCTTGCGGCGGAGCTGACCCGGCCGGAGCGCTTCTGCGGGCTGCACTTCTTCAACCCGGTCTGGGCGATGGCGCTGCTGGAGATCGTGGTCGGGCCGGCCACCGCCCCGCAGACCACGGACGCGGCCGTCAGGCTCGCCGGGCGGCTGGGCAAGGACCCGGTCGTGGTACGCGACATGCCGGGCTTCGCCACGTCACGCCTCGGCGTGACCCTCGGGCTGGAGGCGATCCGCATGGTCGCCGACGGGGTGGCCAGCCCCGCCGACATCGACAAGGCGATGGTGCTCGGCTACCGACACCCGATCGGGCCGCTGGAACTGACCGACCTGGTCGGTCTGGACGTGCGCCTGGACATCGCGCGGACGTTGCAGGCGGCGTACGGCGACCGGTTCGCTCCGCCGCCGCTGCTGGCGGAGCTGGTCGCCGCCGGTCGGTTGGGCAAGAAGTCCGGGCACGGCTTCTACCGGTGGACCGACGGGGTGCGCTCGGCCGGCAGCGAACCCTTCGAGGCTGTCGGCGACGCTCCGGCGGCATCGATCCCGGGCGGTGCGGGCTCGCCGGAGGCGGCACGATGAGCGGGCTGCGGGTCGAGGAACGGCCGGACCGACTGGTGGTCACGCTGGACCGGCCGGAGAAGCGCAACGCCATCGACGCCGCCCTGATCGCGGCCCTGCACCAGGTCTGCGCCGAGTTGGAGGCACGCCCTCGGATGCTGCTGCTGACCGGCGGCACCGACGGGATCTTCGCCGGCGGGGCGGACATCGCCCAGCTGCGGGAGCGGGGCCGGCTGGATGCGCTGGCCGCGATCAACTCGGCGGCCTTCGCCCGGATCCGGGCGCTGCCGATGCCGACCGTGGCGGCGATCGACGGCCCGGCCCTCGGTGGTGGCGCGGAGCTGGCGTACGCCTGCGATCTTCGGGTCTGCTCCGAGCGGGCGGTGTTCGGCCAGCCGGAGGTGCGGCTCGGCATTCTCGCCGGTGCCGGTGCCACCCACCGGTTGCCGGCGCTGGTGGGCGAGGCGCTGGCCAAGGAGCTGTTGTTCACCGGCCGGCGGGTGGACGCGGCGGAGGCGCTGCGCATCGGCCTGGTGAACCGGGTGGTGGCCACGCCGGACGAGCTGCTGCCGGCGGCCCACGCGCTGATCGACGAGATGGCCAAGGGCTCGGCGTTGGCGCTGCGGTTGACCAAGCTCGCCGTCGACGCCCCGGCCGCCGCGCATCCCCAGCTGGACCTGGTCAGCCAGGCGGTGCTCTTCACCGACGAGGAGAAGCAGCGCAGGATGACGGAGTTCCTGGAACGGCGGCGCGGACGCTGACACCCCCGCAAGCAGCGACGGCCGCACCGGATCGCGGTGCGGCCGTCGGCGTCGGCCGGCTCAGGAGGCCAGCGCGGCCAGCGGTACGTCGGCGTCGGCGAGCGCCCGGATCACCGCAGCCGACTCGCTGAAGCCGATGATCAGCACCGCATCGGCCCCGAACTGCTTGATCTGCTTGGCGCCCTCACCGAAGTTGATCGGGGCGGCCTCGGCGTCCTCTCCTGGCTCGTAGCCGAGCAGCTTCACCTTGTCGCCGCCGAAACCGGCCCGCTCCAGCTCGGCCCGGACGACCTCCTGGAGCCCTTTGCCGTAGGAATCCTCACGCGCCACGATAGCGATCTTCTGCGGGCCGTCCCGGAGGATCACGTCGGCCAGCGCCCGCCCCTGAAGGCTGTCCGGCGGGGCAGTGCGGAAGTAGAGGCCCTTGTCGTCGGCGTTGGTGAGGTCCGCCGCCGTGTTCGACGGGGAGAAGAGGATCAGACCGGCGTCCACCACGTCGGGCAGGACCGCCGCGGAGATCCCGGAGCCACCGGCACCGATGATCACGTGTACGCCGGCATCGACGTGACCGGCCACGGTCGCCTTGGCCACAGCCGGGCTGGTGCCGTCGTCGCCGTCGATCCAGACCACGTCCTCGCCGAGCACCCCACCGGCCGCGTTGATCTCCTTGAGCGCCAGCGCGGCACCGGCCGCCAGCGGCGGGTTGGCCAGCGCCAGGTCACCGGTCTTGGGCAGCAGGCCACCCAGGACCAGCGGCGCACCGCTCTCCGGGTTGGGAAAGTTGCCGGTTTGCCGCTTTGCCTTCGGCGGTGCCTTCTTGCTGGCGGTCGACTCGTCCCCGGCGCCGACGAACTCCGTCTTGGCGTCGTTGAGCTGTTGACCGTCGAAGTGCAGGGTGGCGTAACTGGCGGTGGCCGGCTCGCCCGCGTCCGTGAAGCCGGCCCGGGTGATCGACACGCTGCGGTACTCGATGTCGGTGCCCTGGCGGGCCAGCCGCAGGCACTGACTCGCCGTGGTGCAGCTGGTGCCGTTGTTCGTGACGCCCACGATCTGCTTGGCGATGTCCGCGGGGTCGGTCGACCCGGCCAGCTGCGCCGCGAGCGCGCTGATCAGCACCGCGTCGTACGCCTCGGCGGCGTAGAGGTAGTCGGTCAACCGGGGATCCACGGACCGTAGCCGGTTCTTGAAGTCGTCCGGCAGCGGCGTGAGCGGGGTGGTGCCCTTCATCCCGTCGACCAGGCCGGCGCGATCCTTCAACTCCTCCGGGTACGAGTTGAGCATGTTGCCGTCCGTGCCGTAGAGGCGCACCTGTTGGGTGGTCGCCTCCTCGGGCTGGTCTTCTCCGCAGGCACTGGTGGCGAGCAGGACCGTGGCGCAGACAGCCAGGATGGCCGTCCGCGAGCCGCGCGACATGTGCATGGTCGTCCTTCCTCGGGCGAAGGTCCGCTGCGCAGACTAGCGTGCCGTGACCGGCGGCGGGACCGTGGAGGCAGGTCTATCCGCAGGTCGCCTCCGCCATGTGCGGAGAGTAACCATGGTGGGCTCCTTGACCGGCACCCGTACTGTGCGGTCCGTGACCGACTCGCCACAGCAGATGTTCGAGGATGCCGCCGCCATCCTCAGCTCGGCCCTCGACGGGGACTCCGAGGCGGTGGTGGGGACCTTCGACGCGGTGGTCGACCGGGCCGGCCTGTCCGGGGTGTACGACGTGGCGTGGTGCCTGGCCGCGACGATGATCGGGGATCCGGTGCCGCCCGGGGCCTGCGCGCTCGACTTTCCCGGGATCGACCAGGCCGGATACGACGCGCGGTGGGTGGCCCGCTTCGTCAGCGCGTACGCCAACGCCGACCTCGACACCGCCCGGGCGCTGTTCGGCGCGGCGGCGGCCGACGGGCTGCTGCCGGACTGCCTGCTCACCCTGGCCGGCTCGACCGTGGCGACGCTGCGGCATCGGGCCGCCTGACCGTTCGAGCCGGTCGACGCGCCCGGCGCGGCGCTCATGCCGGCGAGTGGATCAGTGTCGTCGCATAGCGGGAGAGCAGCTCGTGCCAACCGGCGGTCAGGGCTTGTCGGTAGCCCTCCGCAGCCGTGCCGTGCCGGTCGAAGTGCCGGTGCGTCACCTCGATGAGGGTGCCGGATTCGGCGGGCGTGAAGAGCACCTCGACCTCGCTGGCCCGCGCCGGGTCGGGCACCGGCGCGCGATCCGCACCGATCTGCCAGGTGAAGACCAGACGGCGGGGCGGATCCCAGGTCAGCACCCGCCCCCAGTCGTTGCGGAAGCCGTACGGCCCGACCTCGTAGAGCATCCCGCCGGGGCGGGGCTCCATGCCCAGCTCGGCCAGGACTTCCGGACCCGACCAGGTGTACTCCATCACCCACCAGTCGGCGAGCCGACCGGTGAAGACCTGGTACGCCCGCTCCGCGGAGGCGGGTACGCGCAGGGTGTTGCGGAGCGCGAACCGCTCAAGGTCCTGCTGGATCTCGGTTGGATCGGCCATCCCCTGTCCCATAGGCCCGGACCATACCGGCTCATGCCTCGGTGCGCAGCTTCCCCCGATGTCCGTCCCGCCTGATGATCGTCGTAGTCGCCGATCTCGATCGATCCTGTGGTCCCGATGCGTCTTCCCAACGGGATGGCCGTCCGCAGAGCGGGTATGCGCGGCGGGACGTCGCCGGACGGTCCGCGACGGTGAGGCGGAGCGGGACATGACAGAAAGCGCAGAGCCCTCGGTGTCCGGTGTCGGGCAGCCAACCGGTCCGAACGGTGGCGGTGAGCCGGAGCCGGACGTGCTGCTCGACGTCCCGACGGTCTCGGTCAAGTCGATCCAGCTCTCCGTGGACCGGCTGGACGCCGATCTGTCCCTGCGGACCCGGCTCGCCGGTCTGCTTCAACTCGACGCCGGTGTCCGCGTGCACGTCGAGGGCGTCGAACTCGACATTGAGGGCGTGGAGGCGCAGGCCCTGCTGAAGGTGCGCCTGGAGAAGCTGGTGACGATCCTCGACCGCGCGCTGGCCACCATCGACCGCAACCCTCAGGTCATCGACGCGTTGGCCAGAACTGCGAGTGCGGCGTTGGCGGACGTGGACCGGGCAGTGGCAGGAGCCGCTGCCGCGGGCGAGCAGGTGGTCGCCACTGCCGCACCCGTCACCGATCCGGTCGTGGAGCGGACCGACCCCGCGACCCGACGGACCGGACCGGTGTCCGCACCGGCCGCCTCCCGGTCCGCCGGCCCGGTGAGTGGACCTTCCGAGCGACCCAATCGGAACCCACCCTCGGCGGTGGTGGCCAACTCCGACCGGCAGTCACCCGTCGGTGGGCCGGACGAGGTCGTCGGCCCGTCGAGTCGGGCGGCCGGCGCACCGGGGCCGGTGGCCGGGCCGCCCGGTGTGGCAACAGACGACCTGGGTCAACAGGTGGGCTCCATCGGTGCGGTCGCCGACCGGACCGGGCGGCCCGGTCGGACCGAGCGGCCCGAGACCGAGGCGCCGCCGCCGGAGCAGGGCCCGCCCGACCACCCCGAGACGTCCGGCCCGCGGCAGCTCGCCGAGCAGGCGGGAGAGACACTGCTACAGGCCGGCCGCAGCGTCTGGGAGGCGATCCAGGGCGGTGTGGCGCAGCGCCGGCAACAGGACGGCTAGCCGGTCGGTGACCGGACGCGACGCCTGCATGGTCGTGCCGTTACTCCTCCGACTGGGTGCAGCAGTGGTCGGTGCAGCCCGAGGTCCGGCCGGTGGTCTCGGCGACCGGCCCGGGTGCGCAGTCGTCGCAGTGCTCGCCGCGCCACGCCTGCACGCCTTCCCGCACCGCGACCCCGGCGATGACGAGCGCGGCGATCGGGTCGGCCCAGGACCAGCCCCACAGCGCGTTGAGAAGCAGACCGACGAGCAGCACCGCGGACAGGTACGTGCACAGCAACGTCTGGGTGGAGTCGGCGATGACCGTGGCTGAGCCGAGTTCACGACCGGTGCGTCGCTTGGCGGCGACCAGCAACGGCATGACGATAAGCGACGCCACGGCCAGGCCGATCCCGACCGGGCTGGCATCGGCTGCACCGCCGGCCAGCAGCGAGCGGAGCGCGTCGAAGGTCACCCAGGCGGCCAGGGCGAAGAAGGAGAGGCCGATCAGCCGCAGCGCGAGCCGTTCCCGGTCCTCGGGCACCCGGGAGCGGAACTGCCAGATGACCACCGCCGCGCTGCTGACCTCGACGAACGAGTCCAGGCCGAAGCCGACCAGCGCGGTGGATGAGGCCGCCGTCCCGGCGGCGATCGCGACCAGGCCCTCCAGCAGGTTGTAGCCGGCGGTGGCGTAGGCGAGCCGCAGGCTGCGTCGGGACAGCACCGCCCGCCGTTCGGGAGCCAGTGCCGACGTGCTCACGCCCGCGCCCCGTTCGGGGTGCCGGAAGACCGGGTGGTCGGAAACCGTCGACCGTTGCTGTCCCCTTCCGTGAGTTCGACGAAGGGCAACGGGCAGCTCGGGCTGTCGGCGCAGGCGATCAGGTCGTCACAGCCGGCGGAGACGGCGGCCTGAAGGGTGTCGCGGATGACCTTCAGGTCCGCCAATTTCCGCTCGACCTCGGCGAGCTTGTTTCTGGCCCGAGCTTGCAGGCCGCTGTCAGGTCGACGGCCGTGCCGGTGGCGACCGGCGTCGAGCAGTTCGGTGACCTCATCGAGGGTGAAGCCCAGATGCTGCGCCGTCTTGATGATCCGGAGCAGGGTGACCGTCTCGGCCGGATAGATCCGATGGCCACCCGGTGATCGCTGCGGGTCGGCGAGCAGGCCGCGGCGCTCGTAGTAGCGCAGGGTCTGTCGGTTGACGCCGGCCGCGTCGGCCAACTCCCCACTGCGCAGCCCGTACGACGTCATCGCCGCCGCCGTACGGCGGAGACACGGTCGGCGAGAGCGTCGAGCACGTCGACGTGCTCGACCGGCACGCGGACGTCCAAGGTCAGCGAGGCCGGGTCGGGTCGGAACAGGTCGAAGGTGAAGAACGAGCAGCACGACGATTCGCGGGCGGTCAGCTCGCGGGCCGTCTCCTCCACCTGCGTCGCGCTGTCGAGTCGCAGCCGCAGCTGCCGCGCCGACGCCCGCTCCGCCGTGCGCACTGCCATGCCGAAGAACCTGTCGAACTCGGCGAGCCGCAACGGCCGTCGCGCCGTCGGCAGGGTGCACGCATCCGGCACCCACGCCGATCCGGTGGTGATGTCCTGGTCACTCATACCTCGACGGTAAGCCTGTACCCGGGTACCGGATGCAAGCGCTGGGCCGACCACCCCACCTGGCCGATTGGTCGTATGACCGTGGTGCGACGGAAAATCTTGGACAGTTCCCGTTAACGCAGAACGCAGAACGGTAACTGTCCAAGATCTGTGCCGGATGTGGAGCCGCCGGCTCCGCGAGCAGGATGATCACCAGGGCGATCGGTTCCAACCAACGGGGCGCAAAGCAGAACGCCGACCGGCGTTTCCGCTGATCGGCGTTGCAATAGCCCGGCGAAAGGCTATGTGGCCAGGGGCGGGGTCGAACCGCCGACCTTCCGATTTTCAGTCGGACGCTCGTACCAACTGAGCTACCTGGCCGTGGTGCTCGGCTCATGCTACCCAACCTGCGGGATCGCCGCTGGGACGGGTCACATGCCCCGATACGCAGAACGCCGCGCGAGGTGCGCGGCGTCAGCGCTTGCGGTCCTGACGGGACTTGAACCCGCGACCTCCGCCTTGACAGGGCGGCGAGCACTCCAACTGCTCCACAGGACCTTGCTGGTGTTGCCTCCGGCCTGAGCCGAACCGTGCCCCCAACGGGATTCGAACCCGTGCTACCGCCTTGAAAGGGCGGCGTCCTGGGCCGCTAGACGATGAGGGCGGCCCCGCCATCATTGCACACTCGCAACGTTTAGCGGACTTGCTCCCATCCGGCCCCGCCGGAGGCTTCGAAAGCATACGTGATGGCGTACCGGTCGACCAAACCGGTATGGCGGCAGCCACAACGACCCGAAAAACGCCAGCTCGGAGCCGGTCTAGGTGAGCCTGGCGACGCCGTGTTCGCGCTTCAGGCCGGCGATCAACTTGGTGCAGGCCGCGAGGGTGGCCGAGCGGTTGCCGCCCCCGTCGTGCAGCAGCACCACGGCTCCGGGACGGGCCGACCGCTTCACCCGCTTCTCGATGGTGGCCGCGGTCGGCTTGGCCCAGTCCTGTGGGTCGACGGACCAGTGCAAGGAGCGCATGTCGAGCTGCTTGGCGACCTTCACCACCTCGGCGGTCCACCGGCCACCGGGCTGCCGGTAGAACGGCACCTTCGCGTCCGGCACGGCCCGCCGGATCTCCCGGTTGGTGCGTACCAGGTCGGCGCGGATCTCGGAGACCGGCCGCCGGGCCAGGTCCAGGTCGTGGTCCCAGCTGTGGTTGCAGAGCTGGTGCCCCTCCCGGACGATCCGTCGCAGCAGACCCGGATGCTTGCGGACCTGGGCACCCACCACACAGAAGGTGGCGGTCACCTTGGCAGCCTTCAGCCGGTCGAGCACCTTCGGCGTCCAGGCCGGGTCCGGGCCGTCGTCGAAGGTGAGGGCCACCTTCTTGGTGCCCGTGGTGCGGATCAGCCCGGCCGGCAGTTTCACCGGCAGCGGCCGTAGCCGGGGCTTCGGCGGCACGGTACGAGCCGGCGACGGGGCCGGCTCCGGCGGCAGGGCGGCTGAGGGTGGCGGGCTGGACGGGGCGGTGACCGCCGGGGCGCCGCTACCGCCGCCGCAGCCGGCGGCGAGCAGGACGACCAGGCCGGCAAGGGACGCCAGGACGGCACGGTGACGCATCGTTCGCTCCCGAGAGGGGGTTCGGGGTACGCGGACGCCCCGACGCTAGTTCACCCGGCTCGGGTGGCACCACGACGGGTCAGGAGGCGGCCGGACGGTTCAGTGCGTCGTGCACGGCGACGGTGAGGGAGACCGCCTCGGTCAGGTCGGTCGGGCGGATCACTCCGGCGGGCAGGGCCCGGGCCGGCCAGCCCGGCCCGGCCGCGAGCACCAGCATCGGCCGGCTCGACGCGGTGAGCAGGGCGGTGAGTTGGGCCGGGTCGGCGGTGGCCCGAGTCTGCGACCAGAGCACCACGGCGGCCGGACCGGTCCGGTCGATCGCGGCGAGCAGTGCCGCCGCCGGCACCCGGGCACCGAGCATCCGGTAGCCGACCCCGGCCTCGGCCAACGCTGCGGCGAGCGCCTCCAGCGGCAGGCTGTGCTGCTCCTCGTCGGCGCAGGAGAGCAGGACTCGAGGTGCCCCGGGGGCGGAGCCGGCGGACGCCACCATGCTCAACGCCGCCGAGACGCAGCGGGACACCAGATGCTCGACCTCGATCAGCAGGCCGGTGGTGGCGTGCCGCTCGCCGATGCCGACGAGCAGCGGGCGGAGCAGTCGGTCCCAGGTCGCGACCACGCCGTCGGCGGCGATGGCGCGGGAGATCGTCTCACTGATCGACGCGGCGTCCAGGCGCATCGCGGCGCGGGCCAGCCCTCGGGCGGCCGGCCCGGCCCGGCCGACCGGGATGGTCGTACCACCGCCGTCCCGTCGCCTGCGCACGGCACGGGAGATGTCGACAGGCGCGAGAGGGTCGGGTGCCTCACGGGCCCACCGGGCCGCCTCGGCAGGACTCACCCCTTCGGCGGTGAGCCGTCGCATCACCTCCAGCCGAGCCAGATCTGCCGGCGTGTAGCGCCGGTGGTGGCCCGGAATGTGCTGGCTGGGCCCGAGGCCGTATCGCTGGTGCCAGGTACGCAGTGTGGTCACCGCGACCCCCAGGCGCTGGGCGACCATGCCCGCGCTCAGCGCCTCATCGGCCACCCGGCCGCTCCGGCGCGTCGTAGGCCGGCTGGGTGGGTTGCAGCAGCCGATCCAGGACACCACCCAGCCACGGCGCGTAGGCGTCGGGATCCTGGCGGAGCGCGGCGGCGAGCTGGGACGGCTCGACCCAGCGCAGTTCCGCCACCTCGGTCGGCTCGGGGCTGATCGACCCGTCGGGGGCGAACTCGCCGCGCAGGACGTGGTCGTACTCGACCTCGACCCGCCCGGTGGTCGGATCCTCGGCGCGGTAGACGTAGACGCCGATCTCGCTCAGCGGCACCGGCTCGGCACCCAGTTCCTCGGACAGCCGCCGGTTGGCGGCATCGGTCAGGGCCTCGCCCGGCTTCGGGTGGCCGCAGCAGGAGTTGGCCCAGCGCAACGGGAAGCGGGTCTTCGTCGCCGCGCGGCGCTGGAGCAGCACCCGGCCGTCCGGCGCCACGAGCAGTACGGAGAACGCCCTGTGCAGCTGACCGGGCGGCTGATGGGCGGCGGCCACCGTGGCCGCCCCGACGGGGCGGCCGGTGTCGTCGACCAGTTCGACGAGGTGGCCCTCCCGGGACTCCGGCATCAGCGCCACCCCCCGGTCCCGCGCTCCGGGCCGGTCACTGCCCTGCTGCTGCTCATCGATGCTCCCCGGTGATCCGGCCGGCGGCCAGCTTGCCGGAGATCAGCACCATCGGCACGCCGACACCGGGCTGGGTGCCCGAGCCGACGAACACCACGTTGGACAGCGAGCGGTGCAGGTTCGACGGCCGGAACGGGCCCGTCTGGAACAGGGTGTGCGCGGAGGCGAACGGGGTACCGGCCGCCATGCCCTGCTCGGCCCATTCGGCCGGGGTGATCGCCCGCAGCACCTCGACGCCCGCGCCGAAGCCGACGTAGCCGCGCTCCTCCAACGTGGTGACGAGCTGGTCGGTGTAGCGGGCGGTGAGGTCGCCGCGCCAGTCGAAGGGCGCCCGGTCGAGGTTCGGCACCGGAGCCAGCACGTAGTACGTGTGCTTGCCGGCTGGCGCCACCGCCGGATCCGTCCGGCTCGGGTTGGTGACCAGCAGGGACGGGTCGGACATCAGGTGTCCGCGTCGGATGACCTCGTCGAAGGTGCCCTGCCAGGCCCGGCCGAAGTGGATGTTGTGGTGGGCGATGCGGCGGTAGCCCTGGGTCGAGCCGACGTGCAGTACGACACACGAGGGAGAGTAGGTGAGCCGGCGCTGCCGGGCCGACGGCAGCAGGTCGCGGTAGGCCACCGGAAGATCGGGGTTGAGCACCACGGCGTCGGCGGGGACGAACTCCCCATCGGCGGTCACCACCCCGGTGGCCCGCCCGTTCGCGGTCTCCACCCGGGTCACGGTGGTGCCGTACCGGATGCGTACGCCGTGCTTCTCGGCGGCGCCGGCCAACCCCCGAGAGACCGCGTGGATGCCGCCGCGCGGGAAGAAGACCCCGGCCACCGAGTCGAGGTACGCGATGACCGCGTAGATGGCCAGCGCGTCGTGCGGGGCGAGACCCGCGTACATCGCCTGGAAGGAGAAGATTCGTCGGGTACGCGGATCACGGAAAAACTGGTTGATCTTGGTTTGCAGTCGCCGGAAGGCGCCGGTGGCGACGAGTTTGAGCAGGTTACCGGTGAGCAGGTCGGTCGGTGCGTCGAGATTGCGTTCGATGAAGTCGGCCCGCTCAAGGCGCCACAGGTTGCGCGCGAAGTCGACGAACCGTAGGTAGCCGTCGGCCTCCCGAGGCCCGCAGACCCGGGAGATCTCCGCCGCCATCGCGGTGGTGTCGGTGAGCACATCCAGCGTGGAGCCGTCCGGATAGTAGGCCCGGTAGGCGGGGTCGAGCGGCACCAGGTCGAGCCAGTCGGTCAGCTCCTCGCCCACCGCGCCGAGCGCCTCGGCGATCAGATCGGGCATGGTGAGCACCGTGGGGCCGGTGTCGAACTCGTAGCCGTCGACGCTGAGCCGACCGGCCCGTCCGCCCGGCACCGCCTCGCGTTCGAGCACTGTCACCTGGCGTCCGCTGCCCGCCAGGTGCAGCGCGCAGGCCAACCCGCCGAGGCCGGCCCCGACAACCACCACCCGATCAGTA
Proteins encoded in this region:
- a CDS encoding MerR family transcriptional regulator, which encodes MTSYGLRSGELADAAGVNRQTLRYYERRGLLADPQRSPGGHRIYPAETVTLLRIIKTAQHLGFTLDEVTELLDAGRHRHGRRPDSGLQARARNKLAEVERKLADLKVIRDTLQAAVSAGCDDLIACADSPSCPLPFVELTEGDSNGRRFPTTRSSGTPNGARA
- a CDS encoding 3-hydroxyacyl-CoA dehydrogenase family protein, translating into MTERFVVVGAGTMGLGIAYVAAGSGHTVELVEVDRERGAAAVRRLTELGERAVRRGRLSAEQAAADRERITLRAGLAEVAPVPDVIVEAVPERAELKRAVLAEAEALHPALLGSNTSSIPIADLAAELTRPERFCGLHFFNPVWAMALLEIVVGPATAPQTTDAAVRLAGRLGKDPVVVRDMPGFATSRLGVTLGLEAIRMVADGVASPADIDKAMVLGYRHPIGPLELTDLVGLDVRLDIARTLQAAYGDRFAPPPLLAELVAAGRLGKKSGHGFYRWTDGVRSAGSEPFEAVGDAPAASIPGGAGSPEAAR
- a CDS encoding PPOX class F420-dependent oxidoreductase; its protein translation is MTTLDRLSAEKYILLTTFRKDGRAVPTPVWAVRDGDALAVWSAADAGKVKRIRRSGNVTVAPCDVRGRPHGEAVPARASLYDPGATNRIRGLIKQKYRVIGRLTLLGSRLRRGEGGTVGIRVELTD
- a CDS encoding enoyl-CoA hydratase/isomerase family protein, whose product is MSGLRVEERPDRLVVTLDRPEKRNAIDAALIAALHQVCAELEARPRMLLLTGGTDGIFAGGADIAQLRERGRLDALAAINSAAFARIRALPMPTVAAIDGPALGGGAELAYACDLRVCSERAVFGQPEVRLGILAGAGATHRLPALVGEALAKELLFTGRRVDAAEALRIGLVNRVVATPDELLPAAHALIDEMAKGSALALRLTKLAVDAPAAAHPQLDLVSQAVLFTDEEKQRRMTEFLERRRGR
- a CDS encoding cation transporter, which encodes MSTSALAPERRAVLSRRSLRLAYATAGYNLLEGLVAIAAGTAASSTALVGFGLDSFVEVSSAAVVIWQFRSRVPEDRERLALRLIGLSFFALAAWVTFDALRSLLAGGAADASPVGIGLAVASLIVMPLLVAAKRRTGRELGSATVIADSTQTLLCTYLSAVLLVGLLLNALWGWSWADPIAALVIAGVAVREGVQAWRGEHCDDCAPGPVAETTGRTSGCTDHCCTQSEE
- a CDS encoding SRPBCC family protein, producing MGQGMADPTEIQQDLERFALRNTLRVPASAERAYQVFTGRLADWWVMEYTWSGPEVLAELGMEPRPGGMLYEVGPYGFRNDWGRVLTWDPPRRLVFTWQIGADRAPVPDPARASEVEVLFTPAESGTLIEVTHRHFDRHGTAAEGYRQALTAGWHELLSRYATTLIHSPA
- a CDS encoding ABC transporter substrate-binding protein; this encodes MHMSRGSRTAILAVCATVLLATSACGEDQPEEATTQQVRLYGTDGNMLNSYPEELKDRAGLVDGMKGTTPLTPLPDDFKNRLRSVDPRLTDYLYAAEAYDAVLISALAAQLAGSTDPADIAKQIVGVTNNGTSCTTASQCLRLARQGTDIEYRSVSITRAGFTDAGEPATASYATLHFDGQQLNDAKTEFVGAGDESTASKKAPPKAKRQTGNFPNPESGAPLVLGGLLPKTGDLALANPPLAAGAALALKEINAAGGVLGEDVVWIDGDDGTSPAVAKATVAGHVDAGVHVIIGAGGSGISAAVLPDVVDAGLILFSPSNTAADLTNADDKGLYFRTAPPDSLQGRALADVILRDGPQKIAIVAREDSYGKGLQEVVRAELERAGFGGDKVKLLGYEPGEDAEAAPINFGEGAKQIKQFGADAVLIIGFSESAAVIRALADADVPLAALAS
- a CDS encoding methyltransferase domain-containing protein, with the protein product MTGEPRIGDVFGELLRDALAVATGVGPRPLAGGRLPRPVIEIIERDDGLINGAPAAHYLDGPQDWQPHDHRAVDRVRGATLDVGVGGGRIALLLQERGVPVTGLDTSAGALQVCRRRGVRDLVHATVDEHAASGRRYDTFLLLGNNLGLIEGRERAPAFLAALAALARPGARLIAHGTDPYGTRDPVHTTYHEHNRRRGRLGGQLRLRLRYRELGTPWFDYLVCSPEELAELVHGSPWKLVDVDNHDAPYYLATLQLTG